The following proteins are co-located in the Primulina tabacum isolate GXHZ01 chromosome 11, ASM2559414v2, whole genome shotgun sequence genome:
- the LOC142519610 gene encoding uncharacterized protein LOC142519610, with protein MVAIYNWDDTLDYHFNLIVEGEFAIENMDVLWNDAEVLRNWFHGFSLKDQPHEALVFFYRNYTNWREALYDLKLNVTSLKDLRTKSRLSNILVEKGSRKYIDSLMDPLVTNTTFRPPVLDGSNYALWKVKMRMYIKSIEERAWQRVLDGWSPPRIVDDDGDNRSKPESSWSNDEVQTSNFNSKALNAIFTSVDVNMFSLITNCTSAKEAWDILQKHCKGSESVRRTKLRMLISKFESLRMEENENIVEYDRRLREIANEAFSLGDPMSNERLVRKILRSLPERFNIKICAIDESKDTSTLNLEDLISSHRTFEMNLDLQKRNNGKAIALQTTDDSVNSLIQEAKDSDLGEESISLITKKFGDYLKRMRDKKKIASTSRPQFVPFEKNKITASTQGNLRSRNDSSARTETKKLDSVQCRECSGFGHYANECVNRLRKNKNMAATLSDEDPDDDFETKEGDDCTSLSAIQDKTYKLQVNPFGVATGVVTPGRNTVSESLCLNANSLEISEADKIQESDQEELTMEIVQRMYEELYDDWLKRNKANSLLSKENTELKINLSRLEVLLSRNDLELCKVKEDFEKASKTLAKFNSSSSKLDTVLTMGKDSRSGLGYVASMYEHGESSNSSSWTTVSVKGVGVDAVTKTENPPMKTVQISKLVSEQTLKTSSLSSSPPKSHSSAKMAQDKRHVSISNPKQRKHHFICHYCRKTGHIKPFCYKLRTDDLRWHSNQVLHKVLSNTMSNTTSKSSSTKKIWVPKTVIQCNVIYISLKTNIARAWYFDSGCSHHMTGSKEHLIDYSELKSGRVTYGGGAKGRIVGKGTLNIDGLPMLHNVLHVEGLNSNLISICQLCDDDLHVRFNKNNCEVFNDANVCVMTGTRSADNCYRVGDSDDCRSAKVSNLDLWHQKLGHVSFKTLKNLCKYEAVRVMPNLCSDNAYISGSCQKGKQTRVAHPVLQHFGTTRCLELLHMDLMGPMDVESLGGKSKEDDTDGLLDSSEPSTSIGVEVSVETNEATPCTTPQLTRTEAMENENYDDDEVIHNEGRDIPSKIQKNHPLSQIIGEIHEDVQTRKKEKVDYRKMIGLVCMNSTLAQVSQSCFVSLIEPKNVNEALNDEFWVNAMHEEINNLSAMMCET; from the exons GAAATACATTGATAGCTTAATGGATCCACTAGTGACTAACACGACTTTTAGACCACCAGTCTTAGATGGTTCGAACTATGCTCTCTGGAAAGTCAAGATGAGGATGTACATCAAATCTATCGAAGAAAGGGCATGGCAACGAGTCTTAGATGGTTGGTCTCCACCAAGGATAGTTGATGATGATGGAGATAATCGAAGCAAACCAGAGAGTTCCTGGTCCAATGATGAAGTTCAAACCTCGAACTTCAACTCAAAGGCGCTAAATGCTATATTCACCTCTGTAGATGTCAACATGTTCAGTCTCATCACCAACTGTACTTCTGCCAAAGAAGCTTGGGATATTCTTCAAAAGCACTGCAAAGGATCTGAGAGTGTTCGCAGAACCAAACTCAGGATGTTGATCTCTAAATTTGAAAGCTTAAGGATGGAGGAGAACGAAAATATTGTGGAATATGATCGGAGATTGCGTGAGATAGCAAATGAGGCCTTTAGTCTCGGTGATCCTATGTCAAACGAAAGACTGGTAAGAAAAATCCTGAGATCTCTTCCTGAGcgttttaatatcaaaatctgTGCTATTGACGAATCCAAGGACACCTCTACACTTAATCTGGAAGACCTAATTAGCTCTCATAGAACATTTGAGATGAATCTAGACCTACAGAAAAGAAATAATGGGAAGGCTATTGCCTTACAAACTACTGATGATTCTGTGAATAGTCTAATTCAAGAGGCAAAGGACTCTGATCTTGGCGAGGAATCAATCTCCTTAATCACAAAAAAATTTGGTGACTACCTAAAAAGAATGAGAGATAAGAAGAAGATTGCATCAACATCACGACCACAGTTTGTTccttttgaaaaaaataaaataactgcATCAACACAAGGGAATTTAAGATCGAGAAATGATTCATCAGCTCGAACAGAAACAAAAAAACTTGATTCAGTCCAATGTAGAGAATGCTCTGGATTTGGTCATTATGCAAATGAGTGCGTAAATCGGCTTcgcaaaaacaaaaatatggcAGCTACACTGAGTGATGAGGACCCTGATGATGATTTTGAAACCAAGGAAGGAGATGATTGCACCTCTTTATCTGCCATCCAGGACAAAACCTACAAACTGCAGGTCAATCCCTTTGGTGTTGCCACTGGTGTTGTAACACCAGGGCGCAACACTGTGTCAGAATCATTGTGTCTCAATGCTAATTCTCTGGAAATTTCAGAAGCTGATAAAATTCAGGAATCTGACCAAGAAGAGCTTACTATGGAAATTGTCCAAAGGATGTATGAAGAACTTTATGATGACTGGCTCAAAAGAAATAAGGCAAACTCATTACTGTCAAAAGAAAACACTGAGTTGAAGATCAACTTGTCTCGGCTAGAAGTTTTGCTGAGTAGGAATGATCTTGAACTATGTAAAGTCAAAGAGGATTTTGAGAAAGCATCAAAAACTCTTGCCAAATTCAATTCAAGCTCATCAAAACTTGACACAGTACTGACTATGGGAAAGGACAGCAGATCTGGCCTTGGTTATGTTGCAAGTATGTATGAACATGGTGAGTCGTCTAACTCCAGTTCATGGACCACAGTATCTGTGAAGGGTGTGGGAGTCGATGCTGTCACTAAAACAGAAAATCCACCCATGAAAACTGTACAAATCTCAAAGCTGGTCTCTGAACAGACGTTGAAAACATCCAGTTTAAGTTCCTCACCGCCAAAAAGCCACTCCTCAGCAAAGATGGCTCAAGACAAAAGGCATGTATCAATCTCAAATCCCAAGCAGCGAAAGCATCATTTCATCTGTCACTACTGTCGCAAGACTGGGCACATCAAACCTTTCTGCTACAAACTCAGAACTGATGATCTCAGGTGGCATTCAAATCAGGTGTTGCATAAGGTGTTGTCCAACACCATGTCCAACACCACATCCAAAAGTTCTTCCACTAAGAAAATTTGGGTACCAAAAACTGTTATACAATGCAATGTCATTTATATATCGCTGAAAACTAACATTGCAAGAGcatggtactttgacagtgggTGTTCCCATCACATGACAGGTTCTAAAGAACACCTCATTGATTATTCTGAACTAAAAAGTGGACGTGTAACTTATGGAGGTGGTGCCAAAGGGAGAATTGTAGGCAAAGGAACCCTGAATATTGATGGGCTTCCCATGCTTCACAATGTCCTACATGTTGAAGGACTTAACTCGAATTTAATAAGCATATGTCAACTTTGTGACGATGACTTACATGTTAGGTTCAACAAGaataattgtgaagtttttAATGATGCAAATGTTTGTGTTATGACAGGAACACGCTCTGCAGATAATTGCTATCGTGTGGGAGATAGTGATGATTGTCGGAGTGCCAAGGTAAGCAATCTGGatctatggcatcaaaaactggGTCATGTGAGCTTCAAGACCTTGAAAAATCTTTGTAAGTATGAAGCTGTGAGAGTTATGCCTAATTTGTGTTCAGATAATGCATATATTAGTGGATCATGTCAAAAAGGTAAACAAACCCGTGTTGCACACccggtgttgcaacactttgggacaacacggtGTCTTGAACTTCTACACATGGATCTAATGGGTCCAATGGATGTTGAAAGCTTGGGAG GAAAATCTAAAGAGGATGATACTGATGGACTGTTGGATTCAAGTGAGCCATCAACCAGTATTGGTGTTGAGGTTAGTGTTGAGACCAATGAAGCAACACCATGTACAACACCGCAACTAACCAGAACGGAAGCCATGGAAAATGAAAACTACGACGATGATGAAGTGATACACAATGAAGGAAGAGATATTCCCAGCAAAATTCAAAAGAATCACCCATTGTCACAAATTATTGGTGAAATACATGAGGATGTGCAAACAAGGAAAAAGGAGAAGGTTGACTACCGGAAAATGATCGGATTAGTGTGTATGAACTCCACATTAGCCCAGGTAAGCCAATCATGCTTTGTGTCTTTAATTGAACCTAAAAATGTGAATGAGGCTCTAAATGATGAATTTTGGGTTAATGCCATGCATGAAGAAATAAACAATTTGTCCGCAATGATGTGTGAGACTTAG